The proteins below are encoded in one region of Methanoculleus taiwanensis:
- the thiC gene encoding phosphomethylpyrimidine synthase ThiC — protein sequence MFLMHTLITACLNGVPPEVEAIARDEGLNPHHAAKAVARGRIVIPANPRRPHRLCAIGEGCRVRVNVNVGTSANLCDPDLEVAKGRAALAQGADALMDLSTAGDLEEIRKQLLTLDAPLGTVPIYEAVRRAGSAADIDADTLFSVIRDHCRQGVDFLTLHCGVNREAFDALKLDPRVMGVVSRGGAFHVAMMAATGEENPLYAEYDYLLEILAEYDVVISLGDGMRPGAFVDATRLAKATEYLTLGRLARRALSAGVQRMIEGPGHIPVDQIGYNVQMLKELTEGAPLYLLGPLVTDLAPGYDHVVAAIGGAVACQNGADFLCMVSPSEHLALPRLEDIEEGTRVARIAAHVGDLLRNNTASRNREYRMAEARRSLDWDAQFEAALFGDVARKIHERDGDLDTCSMCGDLCAVKMVRDILTPPSDD from the coding sequence ATGTTTCTTATGCATACCCTGATCACAGCCTGCCTGAACGGAGTCCCCCCCGAGGTCGAGGCTATCGCGCGAGATGAAGGGCTGAATCCTCATCACGCGGCGAAAGCGGTCGCCCGCGGCCGTATCGTGATTCCGGCGAACCCCCGGCGGCCGCACCGGCTCTGTGCCATCGGCGAGGGGTGCCGGGTACGGGTCAACGTCAACGTCGGGACGTCCGCCAACCTCTGCGACCCTGACCTCGAGGTCGCGAAAGGCAGGGCGGCACTGGCTCAGGGCGCCGACGCCCTCATGGACCTCTCCACCGCTGGCGACCTTGAGGAGATCAGAAAGCAGCTCCTCACGCTCGACGCCCCGCTTGGAACGGTGCCGATCTACGAGGCCGTCCGCCGCGCCGGCAGTGCCGCCGATATCGATGCAGACACCCTTTTCTCGGTCATCCGGGATCACTGCCGGCAGGGTGTCGATTTCCTGACGCTCCACTGCGGGGTGAACCGCGAGGCGTTTGATGCGCTGAAGCTCGATCCCCGGGTTATGGGCGTTGTCAGCCGCGGCGGCGCGTTTCACGTCGCCATGATGGCGGCGACGGGTGAAGAGAATCCGCTCTACGCGGAGTACGACTACCTGCTCGAGATCCTGGCGGAGTACGACGTCGTCATCAGCCTCGGGGACGGCATGCGGCCGGGCGCCTTCGTCGATGCGACGAGGCTTGCCAAAGCGACGGAGTATCTCACGCTCGGCCGCCTCGCTCGCCGGGCGCTCTCTGCCGGCGTCCAGCGGATGATCGAAGGACCCGGCCATATCCCGGTCGATCAGATCGGCTACAACGTCCAGATGCTCAAAGAATTGACCGAAGGCGCGCCTCTCTACCTCCTCGGCCCACTCGTCACCGATCTCGCCCCCGGTTACGACCACGTGGTCGCGGCGATCGGCGGCGCCGTCGCCTGCCAGAATGGGGCGGACTTCCTCTGCATGGTCTCACCGAGCGAACACCTTGCGCTCCCACGCCTCGAGGATATCGAAGAGGGCACTCGCGTCGCCCGGATCGCCGCCCACGTCGGCGACCTGCTCCGGAACAATACGGCCAGCCGGAACCGGGAGTACCGGATGGCGGAAGCACGGCGGAGCCTCGACTGGGACGCACAGTTCGAAGCAGCGCTCTTCGGCGACGTCGCCCGGAAGATCCACGAACGCGACGGCGATCTTGACACCTGCTCGATGTGCGGCGATCTCTGCGCCGTCAAGATGGTGCGGGATATTCTCACCCCGCCGTCGGACGACTAA
- a CDS encoding V-type ATP synthase subunit D, with product MPIRDVRATRAELLATRRQIALADRAHTVLKRKLDGLILELSRRAGEARLRREALEERYREARDEIAAATMMEGVTGVMLAAFSVEEYPTISLTRQNVFGVILPELEGENIHKTLDERGYGLLGTASVIDDAADAFEDLIEQILATAEAEGSVTRLVVEIERMRRRVNALEYKVLPDLIEKRRAIELRRDELEREERTRLLRIKKIKARRAAEKGEDLLSGLR from the coding sequence ATGCCGATAAGGGATGTCCGGGCGACACGCGCCGAACTGCTTGCCACCCGCCGGCAGATAGCGCTCGCCGACCGGGCGCACACCGTCCTGAAACGGAAACTCGACGGCCTGATCCTCGAGCTCTCGCGGCGGGCGGGCGAGGCCAGACTGCGCCGCGAGGCTCTTGAAGAGCGGTACCGCGAAGCGCGGGATGAGATCGCGGCGGCGACGATGATGGAGGGGGTGACCGGGGTGATGCTCGCCGCGTTCTCGGTTGAGGAGTACCCGACGATCAGCCTTACCCGGCAGAACGTCTTCGGCGTGATCCTCCCCGAGCTCGAGGGCGAGAATATCCACAAGACCCTTGACGAGCGGGGGTACGGGCTTCTCGGCACTGCCTCGGTCATCGACGATGCAGCCGATGCCTTCGAAGACCTCATCGAGCAGATCCTCGCGACTGCCGAGGCGGAGGGCAGCGTCACGAGACTCGTCGTCGAGATAGAACGGATGCGCCGGCGCGTGAACGCACTCGAATACAAGGTACTCCCCGATCTCATCGAAAAGCGGAGAGCCATAGAACTCCGGCGGGACGAACTGGAGCGGGAGGAGCGGACACGGCTTCTGCGGATCAAGAAGATAAAAGCCAGACGGGCGGCAGAGAAGGGAGAAGATCTCCTCTCCGGTCTCCGTTAG